The genome window GTTCCCCTTTCTTGCCTTGCGCGCCTTCGCGGAGGTCGGACGCCATGGCAGCATGAAGCGCGCCGTCGCATCGCTGGGCGTCACGTCGGGGGCCGTCAGCCAGCAGATCCGGCAGTTGGAAGAGCGGGTCGGCGTGCCGCTGTTCGTGCGCAGCCATCACGGGATGGCGCTGACCGACGCGGGTGCGAGGGTGCATCCCTTGTTGCTGGGCGCGTTCGACCAGATCGAAGAGGCCCTGCGGACGCTGGAAACCGAACGCGCCCGCAAGGCACTCACGCTCAGCGCGGTGCCTTCCTTCGCCGCGTCCTGGCTGGTGCCGCGGCTGGGTAGCTTCACCGCCCGCCATCCGGACATCGAGGTTCGCGTCGAGGCATCGACGGGGCTGGCCGATTTGCGGCGGGATGGGGTCGATATCGCCATCCGCCACGGCCTGGGCGGCTATCCGGGCCTGTTGTCGGAACGCCTGATGACGCCGGTGCTGGCGCCGGTCGGCAGTCCCGCACTGCTGGCGGCGGGCGCGGCGATCCG of Pigmentiphaga sp. H8 contains these proteins:
- a CDS encoding LysR substrate-binding domain-containing protein, whose product is MNPVFPFLALRAFAEVGRHGSMKRAVASLGVTSGAVSQQIRQLEERVGVPLFVRSHHGMALTDAGARVHPLLLGAFDQIEEALRTLETERARKALTLSAVPSFAASWLVPRLGSFTARHPDIEVRVEASTGLADLRRDGVDIAIRHGLGGYPGLLSERLMTPVLAPVGSPALLAAGAAIREPADCLAYPLLQDADRADWALWLAAQGAAEDPRAARGSAFEDDYLLIRAAQAGLGLALVPQEYARDEIAAGRLALALDRPWPARFAYYLVMRPDVARRPEVQAFADWVRDQARQMAGASGQR